CGGTCGCGATTCCGACGCTCCGTCCGACGGTGCTGCGCTCGGCCCCGTCCAGCACGATTCAGCGCACGACGACGCGCGCGTTGCCGTCACGCCGCGTCCAGCCTCGCGCGTCGAGATGCTCGAGCAGGGGGATGACGACGCGGCGCGTCGTGCCGAGCGCCTGGCGCGCCTCGCTCGTCGTGAACGGTTGCGGCAGTCTTGCGAGCTCGCGCATCGCTCGCGCGGGCGCGTCGGGCAGCAGGACGATGTCGGCGGGCTCGGCCTTGAGTCGCAGGATCGCTCCGCGCTGTGCAGCCGCGGCGAGCTGCCGGTTGCCGAGGCCGAGCGCCACGAAGTCATCGGCTTCGGGGGCATCGAACGGGTTGGCGCGCAGCCGTTCTCGAAGTTGCTCCAGGGCCGCTTCATCGGCACCGAACGATGAGCCGTGGCGTGAGCCGACAACCCGCCCGTCGCGGATCACGAGACCCGCATCAGGGTTCGTCACGCCGCATGACTCGACGAGGGCGGGCAGCAGACGTCGGGGCACGCCGAGGCGCGTCTCGATGGCGCCTGACGGCAGCCCGGGGCTCAAGGGGTCGGCGGCGTCAGCGGTGACCGCCTCGATGATCGCGGCGCGCCAAGCCGTCGCCTGTTTCTCGTGCACGACGAGTCCCTCGACACGACCCAGGCCCTCCCCCGGCAGGGGCAGCCCCTCGCGCAGCACCTCGGGGCGGCGGGCCCCGACGGCGGTGACCCACTCGTCGCGCACCCAGCCGCGGTCGGCGACGAGTGGTTCGAGCTGCGCGACCGCGTGGCCGGCTAGGACACGTGCGCGCTCCCGACCGGCGCCGCGCCTCGTCAATGCCGCCGGGTCGAGGTCGAGCACCGTTGCCCCGCAATGGATCCGCCCCGCTGACGCATCGCGCACGATGATGCGATCCCCCAGCCGCAACGGCAGCGGATCGCTCAGCGTCAACCGCGCGTGACGCTCGTCGAACGGTCGCACCCGCGCCTCGACGGACGCTGTGCCGATGTGGACGCTGACCTCCGCCGACGCATCCTGCCACTCATGCCCGCCCTCGCTGCGCACGTCGAGGACGTTCACCCACGACGCCGACCCCGGCGTCAGCAGGGGCGTGCCGCGCGGCACGTCGTCGGTGTGCAGACCTCGCAGAGCGACCGCGACGCGCGAGACCGGCGCGACCTCGTCATGACGCTGCCCGAGCACCTGCAACGAACGCACGACCGCTCGTTCGTCACCCACCTCCAACTCGTCCCCGAGACGCAGCGTGCCCGCCGCGAGCGTGCCGGTGACCACGGTGCCGGTGCCCTTGACGGAGAACGAACGATCGACCCACAACCGCACAGGGGAAACCGTGTCCACGGGTGGCATCTGCGCGACGAGATCGTCGAGGGCGCACCGCAGTTCGTCGATGCCACGGCCGCTGACGGCGTCGGTCTCGACGACGTCGACAACTTCGAGTGACGTCGCGGCGATGTGGCCGAGCGCTGTCTCACGCACCTCGGCGACGCGCTCGGGCGTCGCCAGGCCACAGCGCGTGATGACGAGCAGGCCGTGCCTGAGACCGAGTGCGTCGATCGCGTCGAGGTGCTCGCGCGATTGCGCCTGCCACCCCTGATCCGCGGCGACGACGAGCATGACGGCCGGCGCCGGCCCGAGGCCCGCGAGCATGTTGCCGATGAAGCGACGGTGGCCGGGCACGTCGACGAATGCGAGCTTCTCGCCCGACGGCAGGTCGAGCCCCGCGAACCCGAGATCGATCGTCAGGCCACGCTTCTTCTCCTCCTCGAGCCGATCCGGGTCGGTGCCCGTGAGAGCCCGCACGAGGGTGCTCTTGCCGTGGTCGACGTGACCGGCCGTCGCGACGACGCGCATCAGCACTCACTCCCCGCGAGCCGCACCGCGCCGCCGCTGCGCTCGGCGACGTAGCCCCTGGCGGGGAGGAGCGGTGTCGTCGCCGACGGGGCCGTGGCATCACGCCGCGCGTTCATCGTCATGCGCGTCCTCCGTCGTCAGCTGGGGTGCCGGGTTCGTTGCCTACAGCGACGGCCCGGATCGCGGCGGCGACGTCGGCGTCCGAGGACGCAGGGACGCACCGCAGGTCGACGAGGCAGCGTCCAAGCGCGGTGCGGGCCAGGACGCACGGGCGTCCGAGGCGTAGCGCCTCCGCGAAGGGCTCCGGCAGGGCGACGGCGAGGCTCGGCAGCTCGAAACCAGGCGCGCCTCCCCCACCGACGCGTCCGATGACGTCGACGACCTCGGCGCCCGG
This region of Dermacoccus nishinomiyaensis genomic DNA includes:
- the selB gene encoding selenocysteine-specific translation elongation factor — translated: MRVVATAGHVDHGKSTLVRALTGTDPDRLEEEKKRGLTIDLGFAGLDLPSGEKLAFVDVPGHRRFIGNMLAGLGPAPAVMLVVAADQGWQAQSREHLDAIDALGLRHGLLVITRCGLATPERVAEVRETALGHIAATSLEVVDVVETDAVSGRGIDELRCALDDLVAQMPPVDTVSPVRLWVDRSFSVKGTGTVVTGTLAAGTLRLGDELEVGDERAVVRSLQVLGQRHDEVAPVSRVAVALRGLHTDDVPRGTPLLTPGSASWVNVLDVRSEGGHEWQDASAEVSVHIGTASVEARVRPFDERHARLTLSDPLPLRLGDRIIVRDASAGRIHCGATVLDLDPAALTRRGAGRERARVLAGHAVAQLEPLVADRGWVRDEWVTAVGARRPEVLREGLPLPGEGLGRVEGLVVHEKQATAWRAAIIEAVTADAADPLSPGLPSGAIETRLGVPRRLLPALVESCGVTNPDAGLVIRDGRVVGSRHGSSFGADEAALEQLRERLRANPFDAPEADDFVALGLGNRQLAAAAQRGAILRLKAEPADIVLLPDAPARAMRELARLPQPFTTSEARQALGTTRRVVIPLLEHLDARGWTRRDGNARVVVR